Below is a window of bacterium DNA.
CCTTTTATAGTGTTCCCATGAGACTTCGACCCGTGGTGGCAGGGGCCTTTTACCCTGACCGTCCCAAGGAACTCCAAACCTTCTTTAAAGAGTTCGAGAAGGAGACGCCGGATGGGCCCCTGAAGGGGGAGCCGGTCGGACTGCTCCTGCCCCATGCCGGATATATGTACTCGGGGGCCCTGGCGGCCCTGGGTTACCGGACCTTGGAGAGGGCCCCCAAGACCCTGGTGGTGGCCGGGCCCAGCCATTACCTGGCTTTCCGGGGAGTGTCCCTTTTCGCGGGGGAAGTGGTGGAGACCCCCTTGGGCGACCTTGCGGTGGACCAGGAGGCGGCCCGGTTCCTGATGGAGCAGGACGACCATATCGCCGAGGTGCCGCCCGCCTTCGCCCGCGAACATTCGGTCGAGGTCCACCTGCCGCTGATCAGGCATTACTTCCCCGAAGCCCAGGTGGTGCCCCTGGTCATGGGGCAGGGGACCCGGGAAGCGGTGGAACCCCTGACCCGCGCGCTCCTGGCCCTCGCCCAGAAGAAGGATTTCCTCTTCGTGGCCTCCTCGGACCTTTCCCATTACCCCGACCAAGCGACGGCGTCGAAGGCGGACCATGAGTTCCTGGAGGCCCTTTTGACCGGGGACGAGGGGCGGGTGGAAGGTGTGGACGGCGACATCATGGGCCGGGGATACCGGGACTATCATTGCACCCATTGCGGCCGGGAGCCGGTCCAGGTGCTGCTTCGCTACTGCAAGGCCCGCGGCGCGGGGCAGGTCCGTTTGTTGAAATACCGCAACTCGGGCGATGTGACGGGCGACCGCAAGCGGGTGGTGGGTTACGCGGCGGTGGCCTTCAGCCGGGCGACCAAGGACGGAAAATGAACCCGAAGGAAGCGATCACAAAACAGGAGCAGAAGCTCCTGCTGGAGCTGGCCCGTCACTCCATCCTCTCCACCCTGGAGAAGGGGCGCCGCCTGCCGACGGTGGATACCTTGTCGCCGCGCCTGCGGGAGAAGCGGGGCGTCTTCGTGACCCTCTGGCTGGACGGCCTGCGGGGCTGCATCGGCTTCCCTTATCCGGTCGAGCCGCTGGCCGAGGCGGTGCAGGAGGCTTCGGTCAGCGCGGCCTTCCACGACCCGCGGTTCCCGCCCTTGCGCGCGGAAGAGATGGCCCACGTCTCCCTGGAGATCTCGGTGCTGACCGTCCCCAAGGAGATCGAGGCCTCCAAGATCAAGGTGGGCGTCCACGGCCTGATCGTGGCCAAGGGGAACCGCTCGGGGCTCCTCTTGCCCCAGGTGGCGATGGAATACGGCTGGGACGCCAAGACGTTCCTGGAACAGACTTGCGTGAAGGCGGGCCTTCCGCCGGACGCCTGGATGGGCGGCGTCAAGTTGATGGCTTTCGAGGCCCAGGTCTTCGGTGAAGAGGACCTCCGGAAGGAAAAGGGAAGTTCCTGAAAATGGAAAGGGAAAAATTATTCCCTTTAAATCTTTTTTCTCCTTCGTTGAAAGTGCGGCCTTTCGAGGGTATATAATCCCCTTATCCGACATCCATTCCACGCCTGCCTTTCGGGTCTGCCTACCCTCTTCCTTTTTGTCCGTGTTTCCTTATCTTTGGGATAGAAGCCGTAATCCTTTCGAGGA
It encodes the following:
- the amrB gene encoding AmmeMemoRadiSam system protein B, with the protein product MRLRPVVAGAFYPDRPKELQTFFKEFEKETPDGPLKGEPVGLLLPHAGYMYSGALAALGYRTLERAPKTLVVAGPSHYLAFRGVSLFAGEVVETPLGDLAVDQEAARFLMEQDDHIAEVPPAFAREHSVEVHLPLIRHYFPEAQVVPLVMGQGTREAVEPLTRALLALAQKKDFLFVASSDLSHYPDQATASKADHEFLEALLTGDEGRVEGVDGDIMGRGYRDYHCTHCGREPVQVLLRYCKARGAGQVRLLKYRNSGDVTGDRKRVVGYAAVAFSRATKDGK
- the amrA gene encoding AmmeMemoRadiSam system protein A codes for the protein MNPKEAITKQEQKLLLELARHSILSTLEKGRRLPTVDTLSPRLREKRGVFVTLWLDGLRGCIGFPYPVEPLAEAVQEASVSAAFHDPRFPPLRAEEMAHVSLEISVLTVPKEIEASKIKVGVHGLIVAKGNRSGLLLPQVAMEYGWDAKTFLEQTCVKAGLPPDAWMGGVKLMAFEAQVFGEEDLRKEKGSS